In Thalassoglobus sp. JC818, one DNA window encodes the following:
- a CDS encoding serine/threonine-protein kinase — protein MNVASNSIQLNGNTGMSGDRKSTVLGDFLLKRKLGKGGMGTVYLGHQVSLDRDCAVKVLSKEFAQKPGFVERFIREARAMARIDHPNVVTCYAVGEEKGYNYVAMELMDGQSMQDWVDQLGRLSVPDAVLTALICADALEHAHEMGMIHRDVKPDNILVTKKGVVKVSDLGLAKAVDDDEELGLTQSGTGLGTPHYMAPEQARNAKYVDRRVDVYALGGTLYYLLTGENPFTGDSVLELIMNKEKGQFTSARRHNPEIPERLDLIIDKALAAKREHRYQTCAQMISDLESLGLAGDSLSFIDEAQRIVPQRGGAAVSTSKVSTPKVPKPSTKRTPSRASSTSEFEKSQTMINQSGQWYVKRIGSDGRVKVGKMTAPQIVTAMKTDKLNGKTTAATSSKGPFLPLAQFREFEEEAKRMLTRQLSKERDNNLAAEYQKLARQYERRKLWRSLWKLTNSAVGFLGLLLWIALIAGVIIGLYYIIPWAFDEVASQVGVQES, from the coding sequence ATGAACGTTGCATCTAACTCGATTCAACTCAACGGAAACACCGGAATGTCAGGTGACAGGAAATCGACGGTGCTCGGGGACTTCCTCCTGAAAAGGAAGCTTGGCAAAGGCGGGATGGGGACTGTTTACCTCGGGCATCAGGTCAGTCTCGATCGTGATTGTGCGGTCAAAGTCTTGTCTAAAGAGTTCGCTCAAAAGCCGGGGTTTGTGGAGCGATTTATCCGGGAAGCTCGAGCGATGGCCCGGATCGATCATCCCAACGTTGTGACGTGCTATGCCGTCGGAGAAGAGAAGGGCTACAACTATGTCGCCATGGAACTCATGGACGGGCAGAGCATGCAGGACTGGGTCGATCAACTCGGTCGATTGAGCGTTCCCGATGCGGTTCTCACCGCTCTTATCTGCGCGGATGCTTTGGAACACGCCCACGAAATGGGCATGATTCATCGTGATGTAAAGCCTGATAACATACTCGTCACGAAAAAGGGTGTTGTTAAAGTCTCAGATCTTGGGCTCGCGAAAGCGGTTGACGATGACGAAGAACTTGGGCTGACACAGAGCGGAACGGGTCTCGGAACACCGCATTACATGGCTCCTGAACAAGCCCGGAACGCTAAATACGTCGACCGACGTGTCGATGTCTATGCCCTCGGTGGAACGCTTTATTATCTTTTGACAGGTGAAAACCCATTCACCGGCGATTCGGTCCTTGAACTGATCATGAACAAGGAGAAGGGGCAGTTCACTTCCGCACGGCGACATAATCCGGAGATCCCTGAGCGGCTCGATTTAATTATCGACAAGGCATTGGCAGCGAAACGCGAACATCGGTACCAGACCTGTGCGCAAATGATTTCAGACCTCGAATCGCTTGGTCTGGCGGGCGACTCGCTTTCGTTCATCGATGAGGCTCAGCGAATCGTTCCGCAGAGAGGGGGAGCAGCTGTATCGACGAGCAAAGTTAGCACACCCAAAGTTCCAAAGCCGTCGACGAAGAGGACTCCGTCCAGAGCAAGCAGCACCTCGGAGTTTGAAAAGTCTCAGACGATGATCAATCAGTCGGGACAGTGGTACGTCAAACGTATCGGCTCGGACGGCCGTGTCAAAGTCGGCAAGATGACTGCTCCGCAGATCGTCACAGCTATGAAGACCGACAAGCTGAATGGTAAAACGACAGCTGCCACGAGTTCAAAAGGCCCATTTTTGCCGCTCGCTCAGTTCCGTGAGTTTGAAGAAGAAGCCAAGCGGATGCTGACGCGACAACTCTCGAAAGAACGAGACAATAATCTGGCAGCTGAGTATCAGAAGCTCGCGCGTCAGTATGAACGCAGAAAGTTGTGGCGTTCGCTTTGGAAATTGACGAACAGCGCTGTCGGCTTTTTGGGGCTGCTGTTATGGATCGCACTCATCGCGGGTGTGATCATCGGTTTGTATTACATCATTCCGTGGGCATTCGACGAAGTCGCCTCGCAAGTCGGCGTTCAAGAGTCTTAG